The following are encoded together in the Parambassis ranga chromosome 20, fParRan2.1, whole genome shotgun sequence genome:
- the LOC114452941 gene encoding uncharacterized protein LOC114452941 has product MALKHFRAVTPVFGFSSYQNRILGRLIKASLLSKKSYSAANGGEDSATTTTAGQTVVSERRGSVVTVAINRPEVRNAVDQETARRLLEELEAFDRDPDLNVAVLHGKGGNFCAGYDLKKLANRATPLKLEQDVTKGPAPMGPSRLQLSKPLIAAVSGFAVAGGLELALLADLRVVEESAVMGVFCRRFGVPLIDGGTVRLPRLIGLSRALDLILTGRPVGAQEALAYGLANRVVPEGEALQAALQLAEQISAFPQQCLRADRSSAMYSCYAAPSFTQAMQYELDHGVPIIQAESIPGATRFTAGVGRGGTFS; this is encoded by the exons atgGCGCTGAAACATTTCCGGGCGGTGACGCCAGTATTTGGGTTTTCTTCCTATCAAAACAGAATCTTGGGACGATTGATAAAGGCGAGCTTGTTGTCTAAGAAGTCCTACAGCGCTGCAAACGGAGGCGAGGACAGCGCAACAACTACGA ctgcaggtcagactgtgGTCTCAGAACGAAGGGGATCCGTGGTTACTGTGGCGATAAACCGGCCTGAGGTGCGCAATGCGGTCGACCAGGAGACAGCAAGGCGTCTGCTGGAAGAGCTGGAGGCCTTTGACAGGGACCCAGACTTGAATGTGGCTGTCCTGCATGGGAAAG GAGGGAATTTCTGTGCTGGTTATGATCTGAAAAAGCTGGCCAATCGTGCAACCCCCCTCAAATTGGAGCAAGATGTCACTAAGGGTCCTGCTCCAATG GGTCCGTCCCGCCTGCAGCTGTCGAAGCCTCTGATAGCGGCAGTGAGTGGATTTGCTGTGGCTGGAGGGCTGGAGCTGGCCCTGCTGGCAGACCTGAGAGTGGTGGAGGAGAGTGCAGTCATGGGAGTGTTCTGCCGCAGGTTTG GAGTTCCCCTGATTGACGGAGGTACTGTTCGGCTCCCGCGTCTCATCGGCCTGTCGAGAGCCCTCGACCTGATTCTGACTGGACGACCAGTTGGGGCTCAGGAAGCTCTTGCCTACGGGCTGGCTAATAGAGTTGTTCCTGAAGGAGAAG CTTTGCAGGCAGCGCTGCAGTTAGCAGAGCAGATCAGCGCCTTCCCTCAGCAGTGCCTGCGGGCCGACCGCTCCTCGGCCATGTACAGCTGCTACGCCGCTCCGTCTTTCACACAG GCCATGCAGTATGAACTCGACCACGGAGTTCCTATCATCCAAGCAGAGTCCATCCCTGGAGCAACACGATTCACTGCTGgagtaggaagaggaggaacattTTCCtag